In Thermus islandicus DSM 21543, one genomic interval encodes:
- a CDS encoding solute symporter family protein has product MPTTALGQPNPVSILFFFLFIALTLGITYWAAKRTKTTEHFYAAGRSITGFQNGLALAGDYMSAASFLGIAGLVALSGFDGLLYSIGFLVGWPVVMFLIAEPLRNLGKYTFADVVAYRLRQVPVRSAAAISTLTVVALYLIAQMVGAGNLIKLLFGIPYEAAVVLVGVVMILYVLFGGMVATTWVQIVKAVLLLGGAFLLALLVLARFGLNPIALFHEAALKYGDQVLAPGKLVANPIDTVSLGLALMLGTAGLPHILMRFYTVPDAKAARTSVTWATLFIGFFYLLTFVIGFGAMVLVGPDPIKAIDKGGNMAAPLLAEVLGGTPFLGFIAAVAFATILAVVAGLTLSGAAALSHDLWVNVIRGGHAPETEQLRVARIATLLLGALAILLGIVFKGQNVAFTVGLAFAIAASGNLPAIVYSVFWRGFTTAGAVAAILVGTLSAVVLIYLSPTVQVDILKNAAPIFPLKNPGIVSIPLGFLAGWLVSLVTQEKEAEEKYLEVERRLHLGGGD; this is encoded by the coding sequence ATGCCCACGACCGCGCTTGGCCAACCCAACCCCGTTTCCATCCTCTTCTTCTTCCTCTTCATCGCCCTCACCCTAGGGATCACCTACTGGGCGGCGAAGAGGACCAAGACCACGGAGCACTTCTACGCCGCCGGGCGGAGCATCACCGGGTTCCAAAACGGCCTGGCCCTGGCCGGGGACTACATGTCGGCAGCGAGCTTCCTCGGCATCGCCGGGCTCGTGGCCCTCTCGGGGTTTGACGGCCTCCTCTACTCCATCGGCTTTCTGGTGGGCTGGCCGGTGGTCATGTTCCTCATCGCCGAGCCCCTCCGCAACCTGGGCAAGTACACCTTCGCCGACGTGGTGGCCTACCGCCTGCGCCAGGTGCCGGTGCGGAGCGCTGCCGCCATCAGCACCCTGACGGTGGTGGCCCTCTACCTCATCGCCCAGATGGTGGGGGCGGGCAACCTGATCAAGCTCCTCTTCGGCATCCCCTACGAGGCTGCCGTCGTCCTCGTGGGGGTGGTGATGATCCTTTACGTCCTCTTTGGGGGCATGGTGGCCACCACCTGGGTGCAGATCGTCAAGGCCGTCCTCCTCCTGGGTGGGGCCTTCCTCCTCGCCCTTTTGGTCCTCGCCCGCTTTGGCCTCAACCCCATCGCCCTCTTCCATGAGGCGGCCCTCAAGTACGGGGACCAGGTGCTCGCCCCGGGCAAGTTGGTAGCCAATCCCATAGACACCGTCTCCCTGGGGCTTGCCCTCATGCTGGGCACCGCGGGCCTACCCCACATCCTTATGCGCTTCTACACCGTCCCCGACGCCAAGGCCGCCCGGACCTCGGTCACCTGGGCCACGCTCTTCATCGGGTTCTTCTACCTCCTCACCTTCGTGATCGGCTTCGGGGCCATGGTCCTCGTGGGGCCCGATCCCATCAAGGCCATTGACAAGGGGGGGAACATGGCCGCCCCCCTCCTGGCCGAGGTCCTTGGGGGAACGCCCTTCCTGGGCTTCATCGCCGCGGTGGCCTTCGCCACCATCCTGGCCGTGGTGGCCGGCCTCACCCTCTCCGGGGCCGCCGCCCTCTCCCACGACCTCTGGGTCAACGTGATCCGCGGGGGCCACGCCCCGGAGACGGAGCAGCTCCGGGTCGCCCGGATCGCCACCCTTCTCCTGGGCGCCCTGGCCATCCTGCTCGGGATTGTGTTTAAGGGGCAAAACGTGGCCTTCACCGTGGGCCTGGCCTTTGCCATCGCCGCAAGCGGCAACCTGCCCGCCATCGTCTACTCGGTCTTCTGGAGAGGCTTCACCACCGCCGGAGCGGTGGCGGCCATCCTGGTGGGAACCCTCTCCGCCGTGGTTCTCATCTACCTCTCCCCCACCGTCCAGGTGGACATCCTCAAGAACGCCGCCCCCATCTTCCCCTTGAAGAACCCGGGGATCGTCTCCATCCCCCTGGGCTTCCTGGCGGGCTGGCTCGTCTCCTTGGTCACCCAGGAGAAGGAGGCCGAGGAGAAGTACCTGGAGGTGGAACGTCGCCTCCACCTGGGCGGAGGGGACTAG
- a CDS encoding 3'-5' exonuclease gives MSPKTPLEALAYTAIDLEATGLDPTRDRPVALGAVRLVGGRLGPELELLLDPGRPVRREAQALHGLSREALKGRPTLKEALPPFLAFLQGTVLLAHQAHVDLAFLPALKRFPLLDTYLLARFLLPGADPRLEALAARFGIPLLGRHTALGDARLVAEVFRHLLPLLEAAGVRTLEGARLAERRAAEGLRPWSL, from the coding sequence ATGAGCCCCAAGACGCCCCTCGAGGCCCTCGCCTATACCGCCATAGACCTGGAGGCCACCGGCTTGGACCCCACCCGGGACCGGCCCGTGGCCCTGGGGGCGGTGCGGCTGGTGGGAGGAAGGCTCGGGCCGGAGCTGGAGCTCCTCCTGGACCCGGGCCGCCCCGTGAGGAGGGAAGCCCAGGCCCTCCACGGCCTGAGCCGCGAGGCCTTGAAGGGCAGGCCCACCCTGAAGGAGGCCCTCCCCCCCTTCCTCGCCTTCCTCCAGGGCACGGTCCTCCTCGCCCACCAGGCCCACGTGGACCTGGCCTTCCTTCCGGCCCTTAAGAGGTTCCCCCTCCTGGACACCTACCTCCTCGCCCGCTTCCTCCTCCCCGGCGCCGACCCCCGCCTCGAGGCCCTGGCGGCGCGCTTCGGGATCCCCCTCCTGGGGCGGCACACCGCCCTCGGGGACGCCCGGCTGGTGGCCGAGGTCTTCCGCCACCTCCTCCCCCTTCTGGAGGCGGCGGGGGTGCGCACCCTCGAGGGGGCGCGCCTGGCGGAACGGCGGGCGGCGGAGGGGCTCAGGCCCTGGAGCCTCTGA
- the acs gene encoding acetate--CoA ligase, whose protein sequence is MDRIEGVLKEERVFYPSEAFRKQAHIGSEEEYERLYRESLQDPEGFWGRVASELHWFTPWQKVLEGGLPHAKWFVGGRTNLAFNALDRHVGTWRRNKAALIWEGEPGEERVLTYYDLWREVQRFANVLKRLGVQKGDRVTLYLPMVPEAAIAMLACARIGAVHSVVFGGFSSNALAERIKDAQAKVLITADGGFRRGGIVPLKRNADEALRETPSVEHVVVVRRTGEEVPWTPGRDHWWHELMEAAPDRCDPEPVEAEDPLFILYTSGSTGKPKGVLHTTGGYMTYIYYTTKLVFDLKDEDVYWCTADVGWVTGHSYVVYGPLLNGATTLMYEGAPNWPEPDRFWRIVDKYGVTILYTAPTAIRSFMRWGEGWPARHRLDSLRLLGTVGEPINPEAWLWYYHVIGKGRCPIVDTWWQTETGGIMITTLPGAHAMKPGHAGKPFFGIAPDILDSEHRPVENPDEGGDLVITRPWPSALRTVWGDPERFLRQYFSQHPGVYTTGDGARRDKDGYYLIQGRVDDVLNVAGHRLGTMEIESALVAHPSVAEAAVVGRPDPLKGEAIVAFVTLKGGVEPSEALREELRAHVAKMIGPIARPDEIRFTEALPKTRSGKIMRRLLRQVAAGEKEIKGDITTLEDLSVVERLKQEA, encoded by the coding sequence GTGGACCGGATTGAAGGGGTGCTCAAGGAGGAGCGGGTCTTCTACCCGAGCGAGGCCTTCCGGAAGCAGGCCCATATCGGGAGCGAGGAGGAGTACGAGCGGCTCTACCGGGAAAGCCTTCAGGACCCCGAGGGCTTCTGGGGAAGGGTGGCCTCGGAGCTCCACTGGTTTACCCCCTGGCAGAAGGTCCTGGAAGGGGGCCTCCCCCACGCCAAGTGGTTCGTGGGGGGCAGGACGAACCTGGCCTTTAACGCCCTGGACCGCCACGTGGGGACCTGGCGCCGCAACAAGGCGGCCCTCATCTGGGAGGGGGAGCCGGGGGAGGAACGGGTCCTCACCTATTACGACCTGTGGCGCGAGGTGCAGAGGTTCGCCAACGTCCTCAAGCGCCTTGGGGTCCAGAAGGGGGACAGGGTAACGCTTTACCTCCCCATGGTCCCCGAGGCGGCCATCGCCATGCTGGCCTGCGCCCGCATCGGGGCCGTGCACTCCGTGGTCTTCGGGGGCTTCTCCTCTAATGCCCTAGCCGAGCGCATCAAGGACGCCCAGGCCAAGGTGCTCATCACCGCCGATGGGGGCTTTCGCCGGGGCGGGATCGTCCCCTTGAAGCGGAACGCCGACGAGGCCCTCAGGGAGACCCCCAGCGTGGAGCACGTGGTGGTGGTGCGGCGCACGGGGGAGGAGGTGCCCTGGACCCCGGGGCGGGACCACTGGTGGCACGAGCTCATGGAGGCGGCCCCGGACCGCTGCGATCCCGAGCCCGTGGAGGCCGAGGACCCCCTCTTCATCCTCTACACCTCGGGCTCCACGGGGAAGCCCAAGGGGGTGTTGCATACCACGGGCGGGTACATGACCTACATCTACTACACCACCAAGCTCGTTTTTGACCTGAAGGACGAGGACGTCTACTGGTGCACCGCCGACGTGGGCTGGGTCACCGGGCACTCCTACGTGGTCTACGGACCCCTCTTGAACGGGGCCACCACCCTGATGTACGAGGGGGCCCCCAACTGGCCCGAGCCCGACCGCTTCTGGCGGATCGTGGACAAGTACGGGGTGACCATCCTTTATACCGCCCCCACCGCCATCCGGAGCTTCATGCGCTGGGGCGAGGGCTGGCCCGCCCGCCACCGCCTGGACTCCTTGAGGCTCCTCGGCACCGTGGGCGAGCCCATCAACCCCGAGGCCTGGCTCTGGTACTACCACGTGATCGGCAAGGGCCGCTGCCCCATCGTGGACACCTGGTGGCAGACGGAGACCGGGGGCATCATGATCACCACCCTCCCCGGCGCCCACGCCATGAAGCCGGGGCACGCGGGCAAGCCCTTCTTCGGCATTGCGCCCGACATTCTGGACAGCGAGCATCGCCCTGTGGAGAACCCCGACGAGGGGGGAGACCTGGTGATCACGCGCCCCTGGCCGAGCGCCCTCCGCACCGTCTGGGGCGACCCCGAGCGCTTCCTCCGCCAATACTTCAGCCAGCACCCAGGGGTCTACACCACAGGCGACGGGGCGCGGCGGGACAAGGACGGCTACTACCTGATCCAGGGCCGGGTGGACGACGTCTTGAACGTGGCCGGGCACCGCCTGGGCACCATGGAGATTGAGTCCGCCCTGGTGGCCCATCCCAGCGTGGCCGAGGCGGCGGTGGTGGGCCGGCCCGACCCCCTCAAGGGGGAGGCCATCGTGGCCTTCGTGACGCTGAAGGGAGGGGTGGAGCCCAGCGAGGCCCTCCGGGAGGAGCTCCGGGCCCATGTGGCCAAGATGATCGGCCCCATTGCCCGCCCCGACGAGATTCGCTTCACCGAGGCCCTGCCCAAGACGCGTTCGGGCAAGATTATGCGCCGCCTCCTCCGCCAAGTGGCCGCCGGGGAGAAGGAGATCAAGGGGGACATCACCACCCTCGAGGACCTCTCCGTGGTGGAGCGGCTGAAGCAGGAGGCCTGA
- the purD gene encoding phosphoribosylamine--glycine ligase, with protein sequence MRVLVVGSGGREHALLWKAAQSPLVKRLYAAPGNAGMEALAELVPWGGDVEALAEWAFSEGIDLALVGPEAPLVEGIADAFLERGLLVFGPTQKAAMIEGSKAFAKGLMERYGIPTARYRVFQEPLEALEYLEAVGVPVVVKDSGLAAGKGVTVAFDLHTAKQAVANILNRAEGGEVVIEEYLEGEEATVLALTDGEEILPLLPSQDHKRLLDGDQGPMTGGMGAVAPYPMPPETLKRVEEEILRPLLRGLRAEGVVYRGVVYAGLMLTREGPKVLEFNARFGDPEAQAVLPLLESDLVELALKVAEGRLAGTRLSWKEGAAACVVLAAPGYPESPRKGIPLEVPEPPEGVLVFHAGTRREAGRLVSAGGRVLNVVGLGRDLGEALERAYRFIPEVHFPGVVYRRDIGYRALRGSRA encoded by the coding sequence ATGAGGGTCCTGGTGGTGGGAAGCGGGGGCCGGGAGCACGCCCTCCTTTGGAAGGCGGCCCAAAGCCCCCTGGTGAAGCGGCTCTACGCCGCCCCCGGCAACGCCGGCATGGAGGCCTTGGCCGAGCTCGTCCCTTGGGGCGGGGATGTGGAGGCCTTGGCGGAGTGGGCCTTCTCCGAAGGCATTGACCTTGCCCTGGTGGGCCCCGAGGCCCCCCTGGTGGAGGGGATCGCCGACGCCTTCTTGGAGCGGGGCCTCCTGGTCTTCGGCCCTACGCAGAAGGCCGCCATGATTGAGGGCTCCAAGGCCTTTGCCAAGGGCCTCATGGAGCGGTACGGCATCCCCACGGCGCGCTACCGGGTGTTCCAGGAGCCTTTGGAGGCCCTGGAGTACCTCGAGGCCGTGGGGGTGCCGGTGGTGGTCAAGGACTCTGGGCTCGCCGCGGGGAAGGGGGTCACGGTGGCCTTTGACCTCCACACGGCCAAGCAGGCGGTGGCCAACATCCTGAACCGGGCCGAGGGGGGAGAGGTGGTGATAGAGGAGTACCTGGAGGGCGAGGAGGCTACCGTCTTGGCCTTGACCGATGGGGAAGAGATCCTTCCCCTTCTCCCTTCCCAGGACCATAAGCGGCTTTTGGACGGGGACCAGGGCCCCATGACGGGGGGGATGGGGGCGGTGGCCCCCTACCCCATGCCCCCTGAGACCCTTAAGCGCGTGGAGGAGGAGATCCTTAGGCCTCTCCTGAGGGGTCTGAGGGCCGAGGGGGTGGTCTACCGGGGCGTGGTGTACGCCGGCCTCATGCTCACCCGGGAGGGCCCCAAGGTGCTGGAGTTCAACGCCCGCTTTGGCGACCCTGAGGCCCAGGCCGTCCTGCCCCTTTTGGAAAGCGACCTGGTGGAGCTCGCCCTTAAGGTGGCCGAGGGACGGCTTGCGGGGACGAGGCTTTCCTGGAAGGAGGGGGCCGCGGCCTGCGTGGTCCTGGCCGCCCCGGGCTACCCCGAAAGCCCCAGGAAGGGGATCCCCCTAGAGGTGCCCGAGCCCCCGGAGGGGGTTCTGGTCTTCCACGCCGGGACGAGGCGGGAGGCGGGGAGGCTCGTGAGCGCCGGGGGGCGGGTCCTGAATGTGGTGGGTCTGGGGCGGGACCTGGGAGAGGCCCTGGAGCGGGCCTACCGCTTCATCCCCGAGGTCCATTTCCCCGGGGTGGTCTACCGCAGGGACATCGGCTATAGGGCCCTCAGAGGCTCCAGGGCCTGA
- a CDS encoding AMP-binding protein, which yields MAQRRSLATVQAALKALAYLAEHPEGVGAKEVARHLGRSLSAAYALLNSLVEAGFAVKGERGYRPIPGPSPKAPPLPYPLEEALEEVYLRTGERSYLLLLGPEGPRLRTRGRQGQPHPLGESFPPEWHALALGKVLLAFGPFPLPPLTPKTPFTLTDPEALEAELRRVRESGLAVEMEEYALGVSGIAAPLFDPEGRLVGAIGVKVPTRRFPFAFPRLARALLEVAQVTPHLRPEAPVVRLPEAPRPLESPAPLEAPEALRQGANLRGYAEAYRESLQDPEGFFGGFAREFHWFRPWEQAFDPESRLWFRGGLTNAALNALDRHLPARARQVALVVLDGEGGLSKWTYREVGELSARLAGLFLSLGVRPGDRVALYLPTGLEAALAALAAARIGAVHVALPVGLGPEALRERLKASQARLLVAADRYYRRGQPVPLRPLVEEATRGLGLEVLWAPRGTGELLERALEARPAEPLPLPADHPLFLLHTSGSTGKPKGILHGHGGYMVGVAWALRYLFDLKPGELFHTTADLFWIVGHSFGLYAPLFLGGTSLLLEDRPDHPSPAAFYERMRTLGVDLLLTSPAFLAALRRHGEARPTGLRLVGSVGEALHPEVWHWARDHLAWPLDNWWQTELGAPALATPLGVPAKPGFVGVPLPGVEARVVDERGEVLPPGAKGHLVLLRAGPAQMVGLLDGEGPWRGGLYWTGDLAVMDEEGYFQILGRTEEMIKVGEARLGTAEVEAVLLSHPQVAEAAAIGLPGPEGEELVVFVVPRVKALPEELKPLLAEKLKAHLTKNLGPIPPPRVVFAERLPRTRSGKILRRLLKAELLGQDPGDTSGLEE from the coding sequence ATGGCCCAAAGGCGGAGCCTCGCCACCGTTCAGGCCGCCCTCAAGGCCCTGGCCTACCTGGCGGAGCACCCCGAAGGGGTCGGGGCCAAGGAGGTGGCCCGTCACCTGGGGCGCAGCCTCTCCGCCGCCTACGCCCTCCTCAACAGCCTGGTGGAGGCGGGCTTTGCCGTCAAGGGGGAGCGGGGGTACCGGCCCATCCCGGGCCCGTCCCCCAAGGCCCCGCCCCTGCCCTACCCCCTCGAGGAGGCCCTGGAGGAGGTCTACCTGCGCACGGGGGAACGCTCCTACCTCCTCCTCCTGGGGCCGGAGGGGCCGAGGCTCAGGACCCGGGGGCGGCAGGGCCAGCCCCACCCCCTGGGGGAAAGCTTCCCCCCCGAGTGGCACGCCCTGGCCCTGGGCAAGGTCCTCCTGGCCTTCGGGCCCTTTCCCCTGCCCCCCCTCACCCCCAAGACCCCCTTCACCCTCACCGACCCCGAGGCCCTGGAGGCGGAGCTCAGGCGGGTGCGGGAGAGCGGGCTCGCGGTGGAGATGGAGGAGTACGCCCTGGGGGTTTCGGGGATCGCCGCCCCCCTCTTTGACCCCGAGGGCAGGTTGGTGGGGGCCATCGGGGTCAAGGTGCCCACCCGCCGCTTCCCCTTCGCCTTCCCCAGGCTGGCCCGGGCCCTCCTGGAGGTGGCCCAGGTTACCCCCCACCTGCGCCCGGAGGCGCCTGTGGTGCGCCTCCCCGAGGCCCCTAGGCCCCTGGAGAGCCCCGCCCCCCTCGAGGCCCCGGAAGCCCTCCGTCAGGGAGCGAACCTCCGAGGGTATGCGGAGGCCTACCGGGAAAGCCTCCAGGACCCAGAGGGCTTCTTTGGAGGCTTCGCCCGGGAGTTCCACTGGTTCCGGCCCTGGGAGCAGGCCTTTGACCCCGAAAGCCGGCTCTGGTTCCGAGGGGGGCTCACCAACGCCGCCCTCAACGCCCTGGACCGCCACCTGCCGGCAAGGGCCAGGCAGGTGGCCCTTGTGGTCCTGGACGGGGAGGGAGGGCTCTCCAAGTGGACCTACCGGGAGGTGGGGGAGCTCTCGGCGCGCCTCGCAGGCCTCTTCCTCAGCCTGGGGGTGCGGCCCGGGGACCGGGTGGCCCTCTACCTGCCCACGGGGCTGGAGGCGGCCCTCGCCGCCTTGGCCGCGGCCCGGATCGGGGCGGTCCACGTGGCTCTGCCGGTGGGCCTGGGCCCGGAGGCCCTGCGGGAGAGGCTTAAGGCCTCCCAGGCCAGGCTCCTTGTGGCCGCGGACCGCTACTACCGCCGGGGCCAGCCCGTCCCCTTGCGGCCCCTGGTGGAGGAGGCGACCCGGGGGCTCGGCCTCGAGGTCCTCTGGGCCCCGAGGGGCACGGGGGAGCTTTTGGAAAGGGCCCTGGAGGCGAGGCCCGCCGAGCCCCTCCCCCTCCCCGCCGACCACCCCCTCTTCCTCCTCCACACCTCCGGCTCCACGGGGAAGCCCAAGGGCATCCTCCACGGCCACGGGGGGTACATGGTGGGGGTGGCCTGGGCCCTGCGCTACCTCTTTGACCTGAAGCCTGGGGAGCTCTTCCACACCACCGCGGACCTCTTTTGGATCGTGGGCCACTCCTTCGGCCTCTACGCCCCCCTGTTCCTGGGGGGGACGAGCCTCCTCCTGGAGGACCGCCCCGACCACCCGAGCCCCGCCGCCTTCTACGAGCGGATGCGGACCTTAGGGGTGGACCTCCTCCTCACCTCCCCCGCCTTCCTCGCTGCCCTGAGGCGCCACGGGGAGGCCCGGCCCACGGGGCTAAGGCTGGTGGGGAGCGTGGGGGAGGCCCTCCACCCCGAGGTCTGGCACTGGGCGCGGGACCACCTCGCCTGGCCCCTGGACAACTGGTGGCAGACGGAGCTCGGGGCCCCGGCCCTGGCCACCCCCTTGGGGGTGCCCGCCAAGCCCGGGTTCGTGGGGGTACCCCTTCCCGGGGTGGAGGCCCGGGTGGTGGACGAGCGGGGGGAGGTCCTCCCCCCCGGGGCCAAGGGCCACCTCGTCCTCCTCCGGGCAGGCCCGGCCCAGATGGTGGGCCTCCTGGACGGAGAGGGGCCCTGGCGGGGCGGCCTCTACTGGACCGGGGACCTGGCGGTGATGGACGAGGAGGGTTACTTCCAGATCCTGGGCCGGACGGAGGAGATGATCAAGGTGGGCGAGGCCCGCCTAGGGACGGCGGAGGTGGAGGCCGTCCTCCTCAGCCACCCCCAGGTGGCCGAGGCTGCCGCCATAGGCCTCCCCGGCCCCGAGGGGGAGGAGCTGGTGGTCTTCGTGGTACCCCGGGTCAAGGCCCTGCCCGAGGAGCTGAAGCCCCTTCTGGCGGAAAAGCTCAAGGCCCACCTCACCAAGAATCTGGGCCCCATCCCTCCCCCCAGGGTGGTCTTCGCCGAGCGCCTCCCCCGCACGCGGAGCGGCAAGATCCTAAGGCGCCTCCTCAAGGCCGAGCTCTTGGGCCAGGACCCGGGGGACACCTCGGGGCTCGAGGAGTAA
- a CDS encoding membrane protein, with amino-acid sequence MALLRALFGLLLGGEFRKNLLALLEGALFLLLAFSLALGGVGFLFAAFYLLLAAYLPPWAASALTGLAALGLGGVLFALGRRQ; translated from the coding sequence GTGGCCCTTCTCCGCGCCCTCTTCGGCCTTCTCCTGGGCGGGGAGTTCCGCAAGAACCTCCTCGCCCTCCTGGAGGGGGCCCTCTTCCTCCTGCTGGCCTTCAGCTTGGCCCTAGGAGGGGTCGGGTTCCTCTTCGCCGCCTTCTACCTCCTCCTCGCCGCCTACCTCCCCCCCTGGGCGGCGAGCGCCCTCACGGGGCTCGCCGCCTTGGGTTTAGGGGGGGTCCTCTTCGCCCTGGGGCGCCGGCAGTAG
- a CDS encoding nuclear transport factor 2 family protein, translating to MEGEAELWTFLERHLKSIYEGDLEGYRATTHEELSLYEWFVTPHRLDGLPFHLFMTEKRWATRGRPYRLDLLEKRLQRYGDVAIFSYTLLLTVEEEEGLRHRAVNESRVAVRFPEGWKVVHVHKSPAGG from the coding sequence GTGGAGGGCGAGGCGGAGCTGTGGACCTTTTTGGAAAGGCACCTCAAGAGCATCTACGAGGGGGACCTCGAGGGGTACCGGGCCACCACCCACGAGGAACTATCCCTCTACGAGTGGTTCGTGACCCCCCACCGCTTAGACGGCCTCCCCTTCCACCTTTTCATGACGGAAAAGCGCTGGGCTACGAGGGGCCGGCCCTACCGGCTGGACCTTCTGGAGAAAAGGCTCCAGCGGTACGGGGATGTGGCCATCTTCAGCTACACCCTTCTCCTTACCGTGGAGGAAGAGGAAGGCCTCAGGCACCGGGCGGTGAACGAGAGCCGGGTGGCGGTGCGCTTTCCCGAGGGCTGGAAAGTGGTCCACGTCCACAAAAGCCCGGCCGGAGGCTGA
- a CDS encoding DUF294 nucleotidyltransferase-like domain-containing protein, with protein MGALATRAPLWAPRSLSVREAAARMQAHGVSSLLVEGDPPGIFTDRDLRRWVAEGRPLEAPLAEAASFPLLALPRTTPLLEAVAFMVERGIHHLALLEGGKVVGMVTHTDLVRQEAQLPLLLLRRIEGLVLEGYAREVAGLVQSLLEAGAGALEIGRLVAGLNDALVRRLLAEAERTLGPPPTPYAFLVLGSEGRREQALLTDQDNALLYAEEGHEPYFEALAERVVGGLLEAGFPPCPGGYMATRLHMSLEGFRRAMRGWTEAPEPEALLKAQTFLDLRQVGGELDLRPLEAELLAQAQKGVFLHHLARSALAFPPPSTPFGRLPPSLEPKRHGLFPIVLLARFYAVYTGSPERHTLDRLKAASGKGALSAEMAELLGEGFGLFFRLRLRAELKGQGALSPKALSPLERRRALEAFRAVRTAQGHLRLRFGLR; from the coding sequence GTGGGGGCCCTGGCCACCCGCGCTCCCCTTTGGGCTCCGAGGAGCCTGAGCGTGCGGGAGGCGGCGGCCCGGATGCAGGCCCACGGGGTCTCCAGCCTCCTGGTGGAGGGAGACCCCCCGGGCATCTTCACCGACCGGGACCTGAGGCGGTGGGTGGCGGAGGGCAGGCCCCTGGAGGCGCCCCTGGCCGAGGCCGCCTCCTTTCCCCTCCTCGCCCTCCCCCGAACGACGCCCCTCCTCGAGGCGGTGGCCTTCATGGTGGAGCGGGGGATCCACCACCTGGCCCTCCTGGAGGGGGGGAAGGTGGTGGGGATGGTGACCCACACCGATCTGGTGCGGCAGGAGGCCCAACTCCCCCTCCTCCTCCTCCGGCGCATTGAGGGCCTGGTCCTGGAGGGCTACGCCAGGGAGGTGGCCGGGCTCGTGCAAAGCCTCCTGGAGGCGGGGGCGGGGGCCCTGGAGATCGGCCGGCTGGTGGCGGGCCTCAACGACGCCCTGGTACGGAGGCTGTTGGCCGAGGCGGAAAGGACCCTGGGCCCGCCCCCCACCCCCTACGCCTTTCTGGTTCTGGGCTCCGAGGGGAGGCGGGAGCAGGCCCTCCTCACGGACCAGGACAACGCCCTCCTCTACGCCGAGGAGGGGCATGAACCCTACTTTGAGGCCCTGGCCGAACGGGTGGTGGGGGGGCTCTTGGAAGCCGGGTTTCCCCCCTGTCCTGGGGGCTACATGGCCACCCGCCTCCACATGAGCCTCGAGGGTTTCCGGAGGGCCATGCGAGGCTGGACCGAAGCCCCCGAGCCTGAGGCCCTCCTCAAGGCCCAGACCTTCCTGGACCTACGCCAGGTAGGTGGGGAGTTGGACCTGAGGCCCCTCGAGGCCGAGCTCCTCGCCCAGGCACAAAAGGGGGTCTTCCTCCACCACCTGGCCCGCTCCGCCCTGGCCTTCCCCCCGCCCTCCACCCCCTTCGGGCGCCTGCCCCCCTCCCTGGAGCCCAAGCGGCACGGCCTCTTCCCCATCGTGCTCCTGGCCCGCTTCTACGCCGTCTACACCGGAAGCCCCGAACGGCACACCCTGGACCGGCTGAAGGCGGCCTCCGGGAAGGGGGCCCTGAGCGCAGAGATGGCCGAGCTCCTGGGGGAAGGGTTCGGCCTCTTCTTCCGCCTCAGGCTCCGGGCAGAGCTCAAGGGGCAAGGGGCCCTCTCCCCCAAGGCCCTTTCCCCCCTGGAGAGGCGCCGGGCCCTGGAGGCCTTCCGGGCGGTGCGGACGGCCCAAGGGCACCTGCGCCTGCGCTTTGGCCTCAGATGA
- a CDS encoding DUF485 domain-containing protein: MQEKELEALVAERWRMALILTGAMLLIYLGFVLLVAYAKGFMGSQIVPGLSWGILLGALVIVSAWVLNWIYTRWANAYYDERVKRILGR, translated from the coding sequence ATGCAGGAAAAGGAGCTGGAGGCCCTCGTGGCCGAACGGTGGCGCATGGCCCTCATCCTGACCGGAGCCATGCTCCTCATCTACCTGGGCTTCGTCCTCCTCGTGGCCTACGCCAAGGGGTTCATGGGGAGCCAGATCGTCCCCGGCCTCAGCTGGGGCATCCTCCTTGGGGCCTTGGTTATCGTTTCCGCCTGGGTGCTCAACTGGATCTACACCCGCTGGGCCAATGCCTACTACGACGAGCGGGTGAAGCGGATCCTCGGGAGGTGA